Proteins from a genomic interval of Bradysia coprophila strain Holo2 chromosome X, BU_Bcop_v1, whole genome shotgun sequence:
- the LOC119082304 gene encoding uncharacterized protein LOC119082304 encodes MKVFLGPALLTSRFFAVLILFYTCLHLSESSTGNRTEVLRSNPSVLYVWSGQEPSVNNAADFVAVIDFDETSSTYGSILRVVPLVSDASNRVGQANNEPHHSGISSDGQFFITGGLLSFLSGNKEIFIWRIPENPLDGPEYLCAIDAPGSACTDEFLPIGPYSFLASMMCDETANSPGDMVLINALDCTATSFLEDRSLRNFNPHGFGMLTNGSIFTADYIVPITLTETDPSKIVFQSTVRHFYPDGSLQRTFNFPYPTNPETGLGSGIGFMELKPIPNDPLGRVYACGTNTNLIYLITPGIPEPVPVLDASVVNGYDIKPSAGIISIFESGKLAIMSFQMRFLLLVDISVPEEPNILFTFDFCTDSSIANMPIQIPGLPGTTTFPEYCAANANNTGTHVVMIPPGENRFVVLNYFLQFGLAQFAGTRSMHVFKVDPNMRSFTYDQLFNPNFPDSELSPDFPTFYSMQAHPHHADYIKL; translated from the exons ATGAAAGTGTTCCTAGGACCAGCGTTACTTACGTCTCGCTTTTTTGCAGTATTAATCCTGTTTTATACATGCCTGCACCTAAGTGAATCCAGTACTGGGAACAGGACTGAAg TTCTACGTTCCAACCCATCAGTATTGTATGTGTGGTCTGGTCAGGAACCGTCTGTGAATAACGCTGCCGATTTCGTTGCTGTAATTGATTTCGACGAAACGTCTTCGACATATGGATCGATTCTACGAGTTGTACCACTTGTTTCCGACGCTTCAAATAGAGTTGGTCAGGCGAACAATGAACCGCATCATTCCGGCATTTCTTCAGACGGACAATTTTTCATAACTGGTGGCCTACTCAGTTTTCTATCaggaaataaagaaattttcatctGGAGAATCCCAGAAAATCCATTGGATGGTCCGGAGTATTTGTGTGCGATTGATGCGCCTGGGTCGGCATGTACGGACGAATTTCTACCCATTGGTCCTTATTCATTTCTTGCCAGTATGATGTGCGACGAAACTGCAAATTCGCCAGGTGACATGGTGTTGATAAATGCGCTTGATTGTACCGCAACCTCTTTCTTAGAGGATAGAAgcttaagaaattttaatccACATGGGTTTGGTATGCTCACTAATGGATCCATTTTCACAGCGGACTATATTGTTCCAATCACGTTGACGGAAACCGATCCATCAAAAATAGTTTTCCAAAGTACCGTCAGACATTTCTATCCCGACGGGAGTTTGCAACGAACATTTAACTTTCCTTACCCTACAAATCCTGAAACTGGTCTGGGATCAGGAATCGGTTTTATGGAACTGAAGCCTATTCCAAATGACCCATTAGGACGCGTATACGCTTGTGGCACTAACACGAACTTAATATATCTCATTACACCAGGAATTCCGGAACCAGTACCCGTTCTTGACGCGTCGGTTGTCAATGGATACGATATCAAGCCTAGTGCAGGAATTATATCCATATTTGAAAGTGGGAAGCTTGCCATCATGTCCTTTCAAATGCGGTTCCTATTGCTTGTTGATATTAGCGTACCCGAGGAACCTAACATTCTATTCACCTTTGACTTTTGTACAGACAGCTCAATTGCAAATATGCCGATTCAAATTCCTGGCCTGCCAGGAACTACTACGTTTCCTGAATACTGTGCCGCAAATGCTAACAATACCGGCACACATGTGGTTATGATTCCACCAGGAGAAAACCGATTCGTTGTACTGAACTACTTCCTTCAGTTCGGCTTAGCACAGTTTGCTGGCACACGATCCATGCACGTATTCAAAGTCGATCCGAATATGAGGAGCTTCACATACGATCAGCTATTCAATCCAAATTTCCCTGATAGTGAATTGTCGCCagattttccaacattttattCGATGCAAGCTCATCCACATCATGCAGACTATATAAAACTCTAA